In a single window of the Bacteroidota bacterium genome:
- a CDS encoding T9SS type A sorting domain-containing protein — translation MKKFIQNCTALLLAGLVFVMPEKAFAQDDPVEWVLRIGGKSADIAGGVHVALEDGVVRLAATMGEAGGMVGDSFETPDAQTAILVIVDPKTGKPSELYAISADDLKSSITGDDVTVNVENDPHLIGTYKGSIGVSQHDLSLLQSPNQSVYLAEFTEKGTISWINTIGSVFETSEATFGGVDSHQEGEVFMTGSYKGTEVLFIHQTGVETANSPTVEDEDAYLIQYGTRGELRDLLLMQGNGNSRGNDVTLAKDGTVAYWGGEYDGIATLGRNVLEAGLRTQDGFLIKLAGDEVEWFIELKGAGDVSVSNVVFNPETGGGYFAGDFGGSALEYELNNVFVKSFDINSSDDGGQYVGAFSAKGEILWIYAISGDATINDLAFREGNPDQKSGVSVAGAYGKAEVYAGPSTKYGFELQGTQDAFLLELDSAGDLMLLPWTTGAAAADMTHDDWIEIVSCFCTGSITRQNVGSATYDAVLKIAGEEVESIGETDVLVFGYNAELSPPLPVELTAFTGLVDGTDAFLSWETASETNNAGFEVQRFGASGWQQVGYVAGAGTTTEAQSYAFTVQGLTPGSHQFRLKQIDFDGTFAFSPTVTVAIQAGQRPQLIDAYPNPFKPRTTIRFSVPEQGVVSVKVYDVMGRLVAELHDGTLPAGIHNIAWDASGMASGVYFYRMQAGAFVESKRMMLLQ, via the coding sequence ATGAAAAAATTTATACAAAACTGCACCGCGTTATTGTTAGCCGGCCTCGTGTTTGTAATGCCAGAAAAAGCATTTGCACAGGACGATCCAGTTGAATGGGTATTACGGATAGGAGGTAAGTCTGCTGACATAGCGGGCGGCGTACACGTTGCGCTGGAAGATGGCGTTGTCCGCCTGGCCGCTACCATGGGTGAAGCCGGCGGTATGGTAGGTGATTCATTTGAAACGCCTGACGCACAGACTGCCATCCTCGTTATCGTCGACCCTAAAACAGGGAAACCATCAGAATTATATGCGATTTCTGCTGACGACCTGAAGAGCTCGATAACAGGAGATGATGTGACTGTTAACGTAGAAAACGATCCACACCTTATTGGCACGTACAAAGGCTCGATTGGGGTGTCTCAACACGACTTGAGCTTGCTGCAAAGTCCAAATCAGAGTGTGTACCTCGCAGAGTTTACAGAGAAAGGGACCATCTCCTGGATCAACACCATTGGCTCTGTTTTCGAAACGAGCGAAGCGACTTTTGGAGGCGTTGATAGCCACCAGGAAGGCGAAGTGTTCATGACAGGCTCATACAAAGGGACCGAAGTGTTGTTTATTCACCAGACAGGTGTAGAGACAGCAAACTCGCCAACCGTGGAAGACGAAGATGCATACCTCATCCAATACGGTACCCGCGGTGAACTCAGAGACTTGCTTCTCATGCAGGGTAATGGCAACAGCCGGGGAAATGACGTAACGCTGGCGAAAGATGGTACAGTTGCTTACTGGGGCGGTGAATACGACGGCATTGCAACACTGGGCCGCAACGTGTTAGAGGCTGGTCTGCGTACCCAGGATGGGTTTCTGATCAAGCTGGCAGGCGACGAAGTTGAGTGGTTCATTGAGCTCAAAGGGGCAGGGGATGTCTCTGTATCAAACGTCGTTTTTAATCCCGAAACAGGTGGCGGTTATTTTGCCGGCGATTTTGGTGGCAGCGCACTCGAATATGAGCTCAATAACGTGTTTGTTAAGAGTTTTGATATTAACAGTAGTGACGACGGCGGACAATATGTGGGCGCATTCAGCGCAAAAGGAGAGATTCTCTGGATATACGCCATTTCCGGGGATGCTACCATTAATGATCTTGCTTTCCGTGAAGGCAATCCCGACCAGAAGTCGGGTGTATCTGTGGCCGGTGCTTATGGAAAGGCGGAAGTTTATGCTGGCCCTTCGACAAAGTATGGTTTCGAATTACAGGGTACGCAAGATGCGTTTTTGCTTGAACTCGATTCAGCAGGAGATCTCATGCTCCTGCCGTGGACAACAGGCGCTGCAGCTGCCGACATGACGCATGACGACTGGATAGAGATTGTGAGTTGTTTTTGCACAGGCTCGATTACCAGGCAGAATGTCGGAAGTGCCACGTATGATGCAGTGCTCAAAATTGCCGGCGAAGAAGTGGAGTCGATAGGAGAAACAGATGTACTTGTATTTGGCTACAACGCCGAGCTATCCCCGCCACTACCCGTTGAATTAACCGCATTTACAGGGCTGGTTGATGGCACTGATGCCTTCCTTTCGTGGGAAACTGCCAGCGAAACGAATAACGCAGGCTTTGAGGTGCAACGATTCGGCGCGTCGGGATGGCAACAAGTGGGCTATGTAGCCGGTGCAGGTACAACGACGGAAGCACAATCGTATGCCTTTACTGTGCAGGGCCTCACTCCCGGCTCACACCAGTTCCGCCTCAAGCAGATCGATTTTGATGGGACGTTTGCGTTCAGTCCGACCGTAACCGTGGCCATACAGGCGGGGCAGCGTCCGCAACTGATCGATGCTTACCCCAATCCATTCAAACCACGCACAACCATACGTTTTTCTGTGCCCGAGCAGGGAGTGGTTTCTGTAAAAGTCTATGACGTTATGGGCCGGCTCGTTGCTGAACTGCACGATGGTACATTGCCGGCCGGAATCCACAATATTGCATGGGATGCTTCAGGAATGGCCAGCGGCGTGTATTTCTACCGCATGCAGGCCGGCGCATTTGTGGAAAGCAAACGCATGATGCTCTTGCAGTAA